One Longimicrobiaceae bacterium DNA window includes the following coding sequences:
- a CDS encoding S-adenosylmethionine decarboxylase: MTPSPEHSDSGPPVMGREWIVEAHGCRPAALAHLPTLQALFARMVEELGLHPVAEPVWHAFPGPGGITGLCALAESHLACHTFPEHGSICLNLFCCTPRPEWDFPARLGELLGADSVEVRALDRPYAAPVPAP; encoded by the coding sequence GTGACCCCTTCTCCGGAACACAGCGACAGCGGCCCGCCCGTGATGGGCCGCGAGTGGATCGTGGAGGCGCACGGCTGCCGCCCGGCCGCGCTGGCCCATCTGCCGACGCTGCAGGCGCTCTTCGCGCGAATGGTGGAGGAGCTGGGCCTCCATCCCGTCGCGGAGCCCGTCTGGCACGCCTTCCCGGGGCCCGGCGGGATCACCGGGCTCTGCGCGCTGGCGGAGTCGCACCTGGCCTGCCACACCTTCCCGGAGCACGGCTCCATCTGCCTGAACCTGTTCTGCTGCACCCCGCGCCCGGAGTGGGACTTCCCCGCCCGGCTCGGTGAGCTGCTGGGCGCGGACTCCGTGGAGGTGCGCGCCCTGGACCGCCCCTACGCCGCCCCCGTCCCCGCCCCATGA
- a CDS encoding DUF393 domain-containing protein, with amino-acid sequence MSFPVVHFVYGGVAAPAAGAARPYTVVYDGVCKVCNRLVGVLRAWDRPGMIEVVPFQNTTVLDRFPWIPPEAYAEAMQLVGPGGQTWQGAAAIEQLLKVLPRGGLLGWVFGIPFVGGLADRFYRWFAKNRYRFGCGEHCASRPLRVDFGEGAG; translated from the coding sequence ATGAGCTTCCCCGTCGTCCACTTCGTCTACGGCGGGGTCGCAGCCCCGGCCGCGGGGGCGGCGCGCCCCTACACCGTGGTGTACGACGGCGTCTGCAAGGTCTGCAACCGGCTCGTCGGCGTGCTGCGGGCGTGGGACCGGCCCGGGATGATCGAGGTGGTCCCCTTCCAGAACACCACCGTGCTCGACCGCTTCCCCTGGATCCCGCCCGAGGCGTACGCGGAGGCGATGCAGCTCGTCGGCCCCGGCGGGCAGACGTGGCAGGGGGCGGCCGCCATCGAGCAGCTCCTGAAGGTGCTCCCCCGGGGCGGACTGCTGGGGTGGGTGTTCGGGATTCCCTTCGTCGGCGGGCTGGCCGACCGCTTCTACCGCTGGTTCGCAAAGAACCGCTACCGCTTCGGCTGCGGCGAGCACTGCGCGTCGCGCCCGCTCCGGGTGGACTTCGGCGAGGGCGCGGGCTGA
- a CDS encoding OsmC family protein, producing MKILLVSDDRIRLEGKAGPMTIEADSPETAYSPFHMLASSLATCTFSVLASWGTHAKLPVDDLAVEVGWTFVEDPHRVGSMSVEVDWPSLPAERQGAAKRVAALCTVKKTLEHPPEVVTTVGGA from the coding sequence GTGAAGATACTACTCGTCTCGGACGACCGGATCCGGCTGGAGGGGAAGGCGGGGCCCATGACCATCGAGGCCGACTCCCCCGAGACGGCCTACTCCCCCTTCCACATGCTGGCCAGCAGCCTGGCGACCTGCACCTTCTCCGTGCTCGCCTCGTGGGGGACCCACGCCAAGCTCCCGGTGGACGACCTCGCCGTGGAGGTGGGGTGGACCTTCGTGGAGGACCCGCACCGTGTGGGGAGCATGTCCGTGGAGGTGGACTGGCCCTCGCTCCCCGCGGAGCGGCAGGGCGCGGCGAAGCGCGTGGCGGCGCTCTGCACCGTCAAGAAGACGCTGGAGCACCCCCCCGAGGTCGTCACCACCGTGGGCGGCGCATGA